Within the Miscanthus floridulus cultivar M001 chromosome 17, ASM1932011v1, whole genome shotgun sequence genome, the region ATCCTGCATTTTATGTTATGCAATAATGATAGCATACATAGAGTGACCGTATCAATTTGGTCAAGATACCGTTTTTAGAGACCAACCTATTTGTTAAACGGTTACCGAGTTTGAAGCCTTACACTTGTCATGTTTTGGTCTTTACATGGCTGTTTGGCTCTACGTTTGGCCACAAGTCCCTCCTACCCCTCCCTCCTTAAGAATAGGAAGAAGGGCTGCCTATCTTTCCATTAGTAGACAGAGGGAAAACGTTTGACCAAGATACATGCATCATTGCGATTTTTGTCCTTGGTTCATATTTTAAAGTTGGAGCTATGGGTTTATAATATCACCTTTTTacatgtttgtgaaactctttggCTCTAATTGACCTTGTGTTCCTTTTATTTTCTCCTAGTTAAGACTTTGCTTGAAGAGCTGGAATGTCTAGTCGAGAATGTCTATGGCATCACACTAATAGCCAGTTTAAGTGCTCTGGAAGTTTCAGACAGTCAGTGCCTTGACAACATGCTAAGTACCGATTGCTGCTCCATGGAGGTAGAGTTTTCTGTTTCCATATTCCTTTTTCTAGTACTTTCAGTGTTCTGTTCATCAGAGAAAAAACTTGCTGTCTGCAATGATGAAGTGAAATGGAAAATGGGTGACAGGGTGTTTCTACACAAGAGGAGGATAAAAGTGCAGATAAAAGTGCAGATCAGTTGGACACGGATGTATCGTTCGTTACGGTGATGGTCATGGTTCGCAACATGCTGAAGCTTGACTACATGATGCAGGTAAATTAAACCACATCCATGTGCCAGCCAGAATGTGCATTTGCTATCGCACTTTACATTTTGTGGCATCCCAACTCTATTTCTTTCGCCCTCTTGATTAATGAAGGCTGCCGTTCTCTTCTACAGGAAAAGATTGTCAGTGCATTGTCCTTGAAAACACCTTCATCAGAGCTCGAGGGATACTGCCTCATGTTGAATTTACAGCCATACATCGATGACGATGTGATGCGTCTTGCGTGGAAAATGTGTCCCTGAAACTTTGGCGTTCGCGATGGTAGCAAGGGCAAGGGGGTGGATCAAGCAGGAAGTTGTTGCGCAAGACTCAAACGCGATCCTATGAACAGCTGGGCATTGGGTGCTTGGAGTTGTTTCTGCTGGGATGGATCATGGATGTCTGGTCTGTTCATGTGTTTGTAGAAGATAAGAGATTATTCAGCGTGATGTATGCGTGTGTGTGTTCATGATCATGATTGTGTACTGGAGAAACCCATAGTTTGTCAAATTGGGCccctttttgattttttttttccagaGAAAGATCCCAAAACTGCTTCTGTGTCACAGTGCTGCCgctgccttttttttttctttcttctcttccctGTCGTTTTCCGAAACCCTGTCGTTTCCTTTTAATTTCTGCATCATCAAGAATTCGCCGGATTCTTTGCTGCCAACTCTGTCGTTCGAAGCGAAGAAATCGTCGCGTGGATCCTCCAGTTTGGGTCAACACTGTGTACTAGAACAGGCTGGAAGTGGAATCCAACCCGGGGTGCCCGCGCACAGCACACGGCACCGGGCTCGTCCTTGTAGGCTTGTCTGCCAGATCGGCCGACGCAAGCGCGGGCGCCGGCGTTGCCTTGCGATGGAGAGCCCCACGTCGACGGCGTCGCGCCCCGACTTCTACGACTTCCTCGACCGCATgcgccgccccgccgccgccgacctctTCCGCTCCATCAAGAGGTCAGTCAACCCTCCCGCCCCGTGCTCCGGCTTGGACACGCAGGCACGCCCCCCGAAAAATCGTAGCTTGAATCAATCGGTCAATCTAGATTGATTGCTAGATGTAGATAGAGTGAGTAGAAGACACCTGCTTCCTATGGATTTCTCTGACCTGCGGTTAGCTTGGCGCCGGCAGCTTCCTCGTCTCCTTCTCCTTCCTCGAGTCCAATGCCGAGGAGGACGGCAGCAAGGTCCAGGCCTTCCTCGCGGAGATGGAGAGCGCCATCAGGGACCATCCACTCTGGACCAACGCCACCAGCCAGGAGATCGACCACGCCCTCGAGGTGAAGAAGCCCTGCCCCACTGATCCTTGTTTTTCACCTTCATTGACAAATTTGGGTTCCAGACGCCCTGATGAGTTTTTTTGTGGGCTAGGGCCTGGAGAAGTACGTCATGACCAAATTGTTCGACCGCACGTTTGGGACCTCCACTGAGGATGCCGTTACCGACATGGAGATCTCGGAGAAGATTGGTCTCTTGCAGCAGTTTGTTATGCCTCATCACTTGGATATACCCAAGGTCCTGCATAACGAGGCATCGTGGCTGGTAATTCATTCTGAGCTTCAAGCATTCACAATGCGATTTCAGTCCGTGATGGTTGTCATAAGTTGCAAGGATGGGAGTAATCAATGTATGCCATATTTTAATAGCTTTATTTATCAGTACATGTTTGATCGAAATG harbors:
- the LOC136516611 gene encoding uncharacterized protein produces the protein MLAAQPPPPPPEVAGEDESSCRGVFMEFMTKVARFEELADSGERLLGRFREELEYFRRPQIPKESDVMKQILKSNCTVRMRSYIEAGCRLHCQNISNINQLSSCEDRLKDHIKKVKTLLEELECLVENVYGITLIASLSALEVSDSQCLDNMLSTDCCSMEGVSTQEEDKSADKSADQLDTDVSFVTVMVMVRNMLKLDYMMQEKIVSALSLKTPSSELEGYCLMLNLQPYIDDDVMRLAWKMCP